The Epinephelus lanceolatus isolate andai-2023 chromosome 1, ASM4190304v1, whole genome shotgun sequence genome has a window encoding:
- the stx18 gene encoding syntaxin-18, with translation MAVDITLLFKASVKTVKTRNKAIGIGFDSTKDEIFKRSRPKSGFSPKAKEVITNITKLKDFLLQHRKDYVSAGSLISSDLTRMTDNERDQIDQDAQIFMRTCSEAIKQLRNEAEKQVTSAQVKEHRGAVLDLIETYLKGVCKLYSEQRAIRVKRMVDKKRLSRLAPEHHSKVEKTPEVEPTEEKTVKEESSEKSVSEVPNNHINLWEEGRVEDELSPEEIQMFEQENQRLVSEMNNLVDEVKQIEGKVVEISRLQEIFAEKVLQQETEIDSIHQLVVGATENVKEGNEDIREAIKNNAGFRVWILFFLVMCSFSLLFLDWYDS, from the exons ATGGCTGTGGATATCACTTTACTTTTCAAAGCCAGTGTCAAGACAGTGAAAACGAGGAACAAGGCGATAGGAATAGGCTTTGACTCCACCAAAGATGAGATATTCAAGAGGAGCAGACCCAAGAGTGGCTTCTCTCCGAAGGCCAAAGAAGTG ATCACGAACATCACCAAGCTCAAAGACTTTCTGCTACAACACAGGAAAGATTATGTGAGCGCTGGAAG tCTCATCTCATCAGATCTTACCCGGATGACGGACAATGAACGAGACCAGATAGACCAGGATGCTCAGATCTTCATGAGGACCTGCTCTGAGGCCATCAAGCAGCTACGCAATGAAG CAGAGAAGCAGGTGACATCAGCCCAGGTGAAGGAGCACAGAGGGGCAGTACTGGACCTCATTGAAACATATCTGAAAG GAGTGTGTAAGCTGTACTCTGAGCAGAGAGCAATCAGAGTCAAGAGGATGGTGGACAAGAAGAGGCT GTCAAGACTGGCACCGGAGCACCACAGTAAGGTGGAGAAAACACCAGAGGTGGAGCCCACGGAGGAGAAGACTGTCAAGGAGGAGAGTTCTG AGAAGAGTGTGTCAGAGGTCCCGAACAACCACATCAACCTGTGGGAGGAGGGCAGGGTGGAGGATGAGCTCTCTCCAGAGGAGATCCAGATG TTTGAACAGGAGAACCAGAGGTTGGTGAGTGAGATGAACAACCTGGTGGATGAAGTGAA GCAAATCGAGGGGAAGGTGGTGGAGATCTCTCGACTGCAGGAGATCTTTGCTGAGAAAGTCCTGCAACAA GAAACGGAGATAGACAGTATTCATCAGCTGGTTGTTGGCGCCACAGAAAATGTCAAAGAAGGCAATGAGGATATACGAGAG GCAATCAAAAACAACGCTGGCTTCCGCGTATGGATCCTGTTCTTCCTGGTCATGtgctctttctccctcctcttcctggaCTGGTACGACAGCTAA
- the LOC117257055 gene encoding neuronal vesicle trafficking-associated protein 1-like, producing MVKLGNNFSEKNNGKVVSEDGFDTIPLITPLDASQLQFPPPDKVVVKTKADYDGDSKKGKLRSPKIAEFSISIIEGVSERLKVTLLVICALAFLVCVVFLVVYKVYQYEQPCPDSFVYTQGRCMPAGMYGNYPPQGPGGRGRLFTLINHYNIAKQTITRSVSPWMTIMSEEKVTQQETETAQKLA from the exons ATGGTTAAACTGGGGAATAATTTCAGCGAGAAAAATAATGGGAAGGTGGTTTCTGAAGACGGATTTGACACCATCCCTCTAATAACACCATTAGATGCCAGTCAGCTGCAGTTTCCTCCACCAGATAAG GTGGTGGTGAAGACAAAGGCAGACTATGACGGTGACAGCAAGAAAGGAAAGCTACGGTCTCCCAAAATCGCAGAGTTCTCAATAAGCATCATCGAAGGCGTATCTGAGCGACTCAAA GTGACCTTGCTGGTGATCTGTGCCCTGGCcttccttgtgtgtgtggtgtttctGGTCGTCTACAAGGTCTACCAGTACGAGCAGCCTTGCCCCGACAGCTTCGTGTACACG CAAGGTCGCTGCATGCCGGCTGGGATGTATGGCAACTACCCCCCTCAGGGCCCTGGGGGCCGTGGGCGCCTCTTTACCCTCATCAACCACTACAACATAGCCAAGCAGACCATCACCCGGTCAGTATCACCATGGATGACCATTATGTCTGAGGAAAAGGTCACCCAGCAGGAGACGGAGACTGCCCAGAAACTGGCTTAA